The Mycolicibacterium doricum genome includes a region encoding these proteins:
- a CDS encoding alpha/beta fold hydrolase: protein MDVRSRNNLRIVGAEHGPTILLAHGFGCDQNLWRSVTARLTPEFQVVLFDHVGSGASDPAAWDADRYSSLHGYTEDILELVHELDLRDVVFVGHSVAAMMGVLAVSADPARFAKLVLLTPSPRYVDDGDYRGGFSRADIDELLESMESNYLGWSRAMAPTMIGAPGQPELSEELAESFCRTDPARARVFARATFLSDNRADLDGVCVPTLVIECAYDAIAPRGVGAFVHGRIRGSTLVTLDTTGHCPHLSAPEETAEAIAAFARST from the coding sequence ATGGATGTGCGCTCGCGGAACAACCTCCGGATTGTCGGGGCCGAGCACGGGCCCACGATCTTGCTCGCGCACGGGTTCGGCTGCGACCAGAACCTGTGGCGGTCGGTGACCGCCCGGTTGACCCCCGAATTCCAGGTTGTCCTGTTCGACCACGTGGGGTCCGGAGCGTCGGACCCCGCCGCATGGGACGCCGACCGCTACTCCTCACTGCACGGCTACACCGAGGACATCCTCGAACTCGTCCACGAACTCGACCTACGCGATGTGGTCTTCGTCGGGCATTCCGTCGCCGCGATGATGGGAGTTCTCGCCGTCAGCGCCGACCCGGCGCGCTTCGCGAAACTCGTGCTTCTCACACCGTCACCGCGCTACGTCGACGACGGCGACTACCGGGGTGGGTTTTCACGGGCCGACATCGACGAACTACTCGAATCCATGGAGAGCAACTACCTGGGTTGGTCGCGTGCGATGGCCCCGACGATGATCGGCGCACCGGGGCAGCCGGAACTATCAGAAGAGCTGGCCGAGAGTTTCTGCCGTACCGATCCGGCGCGGGCGCGGGTTTTCGCGCGCGCGACGTTCCTGTCCGACAATCGTGCCGATCTCGACGGAGTATGTGTCCCCACCTTGGTCATCGAGTGCGCATACGACGCGATCGCCCCTCGTGGCGTGGGCGCGTTCGTCCACGGGCGTATCCGGGGCAGCACGCTGGTCACCCTCGACACCACCGGTCACTGCCCCCATCTGAGCGCGCCGGAGGAGACTGCCGAGGCCATCGCGGCGTTCGCCCGGTCGACATGA